The genome window TCATCGTCCACCACCAAGACCCGTTTCTTTTCCTTTTCCCGCTCGCCTTTGGCGATCGGGCGAGGGAAGATTTCAGGGGATGGGGAGTGTAACTGTAAATGAGCTGCCATGATTCACCTTGCTTTTTACGCGGATCTTCCCGCCGTGGGCCGTTATCAGTCTCTTGACTAACGGAAGGCCGAGTCCGCTTCCTTTCTCTTTGGTTGAAAAATAGAGGTCAAAAATCCGTTTCAAATTGGGTTTCGGAATTCCGATTCCCGTGTCCCTCACCGAGACGGCGACGTGGTTTTGCCCCTCTCGCTCGGCTCGGACGGCGATCGCCCCACCTTTCGGCATGGCCTGGAACGCGTTCAGAAACAGGTTCAAGAAAACCTGTGTGAGATGGTCCCGGGCTCCGTCCACGGCGGGCAGATTCTTTTCCAAGTCAATCTTGAGTTGGATTTTTTCTCTCTCGGCCTGCGCTTGGACCAACGCGAGGACGTGGGATAACACGCTCGGAATGTCGACGCGACTGAATTGCGATTCGATCGGACGCGCAAAATCCAACACGCCGCGCATGACCTTGTTGACGCGCTCCACTTCGGCGGTCACGACGTTGAAATAACGATCCAGTAATGCCCGTTTCTGCTCCGGAAGATCATTCAAATGGCCTTTCAGCACTTCCATATTGATCACCATCGAGTTAAGCGGATTTTTCACCTCGTGAGCCAGGCTGGCGGCGAGTTCGCCCAATGCCAGCATCTTTTCCTGTTGGATCATCCGCTGTTCGAGTCGCTTGGTCTCGGTCACGTCCCGGATCACGGCGGAGCTGCCGACGTCCTTCCCGGACTCGTCTCGAATCGCCGTGCGGCTTATATTGATCGTGAGTTTTCTGCCTTCTTTGGTCACCGCTTCGACGAGCGCATCCCTCAGAAAGCCCTGTTCCTGAAATTTTTTCGTGAGCTGAGCGTATTTTTGGCCCCGGCGAAACTCGGGGGCGATAAGCGTAACGAAGCGCCGCCCGACGATTTCCCGGGATCGATACCCAAACATCAGCTCGGCGCCCCGATTCCAAGTTCGAATCGTCCCGGACGGATCCATCGCCACAATGGTTTCGACCGAGTGGCGGAGGATGTTGGCCAAGAACTGATCTTTTTCTCGAATCGCTTGTTCCAGTTTCCACTTGTCCGTGATGTCGATCATCGAAGCAATTTGAAATCCGGTGTTGGCGATCATTTTGATGGAAATCTGCACGCGGCGGACGTCGTCCCAGCGATTCAAGAATTGAAATTCATACGTCGTGGGGACCGACGGCGTGTTTTGATGTCGAAGGCGGTGGTACGTGCTCACCATCTCGCGGTCGATCGGATGAATGAATTTCAGGTAGTGGACCCGGCCTTCAAGATCGCATTTTCGAAAGCCGGAGAGTTCCTCGAATTGGGGATTCACCTTTCGGATAATCCCGTCTTCGCCGGTCATCATGACCGCCGTGGCGGCGTTCTCAAAAAGCGCCCGATACTCCTGTTCCGAGTCGCGCAACGACTCTTCCAAGCGGGCCTTCTCGGTGATGTCCAAGACGATTTCGAGGACGCGGGATATCTCATTGTTGTCGTCGAAGAGGGGGGCTTCCACCAGCTGATAAAAACGCTCGGAGCCGTCCTTGATGGTGCGCGAGATATAACCGGTGATGATATTTCCGGTCTCGAACGCCTTGCTCGGGAGGCAATCCGCGCACTTTTCCGTGAGGCCGCGGAAGCCGAAGTAGCAGGGTTTCCCCCGAATTTCACTCTGGGTTCCGTAGATCCGTTCCATCGTGTCGTTCATCCAGAGAACGCGCATCTCCCGGTCGACGATCCAAAGCCCGGCTCCGTCGATGGGAGCCTGCACTCCTGGAGCTTCTTCGACGATGGCGTTGCAGAAGAGTTTGGCTGTTTCGATTCCTTGAGCGGCGAAGGACGCGGATTGTTCTTTCGCTTGTTCGGCCACGAAGTTCCCCCTCTTAGCTACGGTCGATCGAATACTACCACGCGAAAAAAGTCATGTAAAATTTTCTAATTCATTGAATTTACGGATTAAATGCTGATTTATATCAGCCGATTCGAGCGGTGCTCGTAGCCCTTTCCTTTCCTTTGAAAGGGCGAACTTTCAATCCGATGACGTTGGGCAGGTCCGGTGCCGTTTCAAAGGGAAGGAGGTCTATTTCCATCGCCCGAAAGAATGCCGCAACGTTGGGATCGACATCTTCCTGAGGGTAGGCGACGGTCCGAATCTCGCCTCCCATCATTTTTCGAATCCGCGGAAAGACAAATCGGCCGGCCAATGTCGGTGTGGAAGCGTCGGCCACCGCGCTTTGAAAGAGATAACGCATGGGGGGGAGCGCGGATCGGAAGTGCTCTTGGAAATGATGATGGATCTGGCTGAGCGTTCGGTTCCGGCAAAGGAGAAGGTTCGGACGAAACAGGGACAGATCCGGCACGATATCCTCGGGTCGCTCGGAAAAAGCGATTGCCGCGCCGGAGCAAATCATCGCGTAGAGCCCGAATGTTCTTTCGGTTGCGTGGCTCAGAGGAAGGAGCGAAAGACAGGTGTCGGCGGAGGTCAAGGCCAAACTCTCCGATAGCGACAACGAATTGGCGAGAATCTGAGCATGGGTCAGGCGAAACTCCGAAGAATTTTCCCGGCCGCCGTTTCCAAAAATCCAACAGGCCTCGTTGTCGGATCCGACTTGTTCAAGCCGATCGTAAAACTGAACCGCCGGAACCGCCCGGCCATCCGACTTGAACGTCGACAGCGAAGGAATTCCGGAGATGTGAGGGGCGTCTTTTTGTCCGAGCGCCACGAACACCTTCATGGACTGGAGGTCCGACGTACGTTTCATCGTCTGTTCGATGGACTCTTTCCCTTCCAAGAAGAGATACGGCGCGCCGGAGCGTTGCAGCTGTTGAAAACCGGTTTCGAAAGGGATCTCCGGGTCAATGGCAATCGATACCCCGCCCAGCGAGATGGTCGCCAATTCGGCCAGAATCGCCTCGGGTTGGAGCCGGCTCCAAATGCCGACCCGATCGCCGGGCTTCAAGCCTCTTGCCAGAAGGGCCCTACCAATGTTTCTGACCTCCGTACCGACTTGCTGCCAGCTGAGAGACGCTTCCCGCCCATCCACCGTGTACTTTATTCCGGCTCGGGCAGCGTTCAAATACGTCCGGTTTTGAAAGAGAGTCGCGAGATTCTTGTGCGGCACTTTGAGACGGTTTCATTCCACGAAGTGCTGGGAATAGCTAGACTTTTGTTGTCCCGCGAGGACCCCTTAAACCGCTCAGGCTCGGTTGCGTGCGGAGAAAAGCTGTGTTATACGCCCCGCTCCTTGCAGCGAGGCAGAACTACTCAAGGAAACGAAAATGCGAGAAGGAATTCATCCAGCGTACGTCGAGACGACGATCACGTGTGCTTGCGGCAACGTGATTCACACCCGTTCCACCAAACAGAACGTACACGTGGAAATCTGCTCCAAGTGTCACCCGTATTTCACGGGGACCCAAAAATTGGTCGACACGGCCGGCCGAATTGAACGGTTCCGGAAGAAGTACGCCAAGAACGCGCCCGCCGCGTCGAAAAAGTAACTGAAAGATCCCCATGTCCGGGGAGTTCAATTTCGCCCAACTGAATGACGTCGAGCGCCGTTACAATGAGCTCTCTTCGAGGCTCTCCGATCCGAAAGTGATTGGCCGCGCAGAAGAGTTTCAGAAACTTTCAAAAGAGCACGCCAGCCTGACGGATATTGTCGAGGCGTTTCGTCGGTACAAAAAGACGGTTCAG of Bdellovibrionota bacterium contains these proteins:
- a CDS encoding PAS domain S-box protein, giving the protein MAEQAKEQSASFAAQGIETAKLFCNAIVEEAPGVQAPIDGAGLWIVDREMRVLWMNDTMERIYGTQSEIRGKPCYFGFRGLTEKCADCLPSKAFETGNIITGYISRTIKDGSERFYQLVEAPLFDDNNEISRVLEIVLDITEKARLEESLRDSEQEYRALFENAATAVMMTGEDGIIRKVNPQFEELSGFRKCDLEGRVHYLKFIHPIDREMVSTYHRLRHQNTPSVPTTYEFQFLNRWDDVRRVQISIKMIANTGFQIASMIDITDKWKLEQAIREKDQFLANILRHSVETIVAMDPSGTIRTWNRGAELMFGYRSREIVGRRFVTLIAPEFRRGQKYAQLTKKFQEQGFLRDALVEAVTKEGRKLTINISRTAIRDESGKDVGSSAVIRDVTETKRLEQRMIQQEKMLALGELAASLAHEVKNPLNSMVINMEVLKGHLNDLPEQKRALLDRYFNVVTAEVERVNKVMRGVLDFARPIESQFSRVDIPSVLSHVLALVQAQAEREKIQLKIDLEKNLPAVDGARDHLTQVFLNLFLNAFQAMPKGGAIAVRAEREGQNHVAVSVRDTGIGIPKPNLKRIFDLYFSTKEKGSGLGLPLVKRLITAHGGKIRVKSKVNHGSSFTVTLPIP
- a CDS encoding AMP-binding protein, whose protein sequence is MPHKNLATLFQNRTYLNAARAGIKYTVDGREASLSWQQVGTEVRNIGRALLARGLKPGDRVGIWSRLQPEAILAELATISLGGVSIAIDPEIPFETGFQQLQRSGAPYLFLEGKESIEQTMKRTSDLQSMKVFVALGQKDAPHISGIPSLSTFKSDGRAVPAVQFYDRLEQVGSDNEACWIFGNGGRENSSEFRLTHAQILANSLSLSESLALTSADTCLSLLPLSHATERTFGLYAMICSGAAIAFSERPEDIVPDLSLFRPNLLLCRNRTLSQIHHHFQEHFRSALPPMRYLFQSAVADASTPTLAGRFVFPRIRKMMGGEIRTVAYPQEDVDPNVAAFFRAMEIDLLPFETAPDLPNVIGLKVRPFKGKERATSTARIG
- the rpmE gene encoding 50S ribosomal protein L31, with the translated sequence MREGIHPAYVETTITCACGNVIHTRSTKQNVHVEICSKCHPYFTGTQKLVDTAGRIERFRKKYAKNAPAASKK